One genomic region from Mycoplasmopsis meleagridis encodes:
- a CDS encoding segregation/condensation protein A, protein MATRVSLYETEDKKYDIKLENFDGPLDLLLALVQEKRIDIMDVDLVELATEYLRIVNNWKDKLENGQNENNEDASVLGDYLVMASTLLLLKTKMLLYTPEEKPEIEESKREILQRLYEYQQFKEVSKALREQEGLRKDIFIKKASNVDEFIIDDDKLTIDGHSNPLKLILVLRKMFERAFANQLKKTKLDHFDKTPKDQIPFILNLFENHEVVTFEMIFTQPTLNHFVITLMAVLDLARRQIIRIYQEEDFGILKFEKGPEYEE, encoded by the coding sequence ATGGCCACTAGAGTAAGTTTATATGAAACAGAAGATAAAAAATATGATATTAAATTAGAAAATTTTGACGGCCCTCTTGATTTGCTTTTAGCTTTAGTTCAAGAAAAAAGAATTGATATCATGGATGTTGATTTGGTAGAGCTTGCAACTGAATACTTAAGAATAGTAAATAATTGAAAAGATAAACTAGAAAATGGACAAAACGAAAATAATGAAGATGCTTCCGTTTTAGGAGATTATTTAGTTATGGCTTCAACTTTATTGCTTCTCAAAACTAAAATGCTTCTTTATACTCCTGAAGAAAAACCAGAAATAGAAGAAAGTAAAAGAGAAATTTTACAAAGACTTTATGAATATCAACAATTCAAAGAAGTTTCTAAAGCGTTACGTGAACAAGAAGGCCTTAGAAAAGATATTTTTATTAAAAAAGCTAGCAATGTAGATGAATTTATTATTGACGATGATAAATTAACTATTGATGGCCATTCAAATCCTCTTAAACTTATCCTTGTCCTTAGAAAAATGTTTGAAAGAGCTTTTGCAAATCAATTAAAAAAAACTAAGTTAGATCACTTTGATAAAACGCCTAAGGATCAAATCCCTTTTATTTTAAATCTATTCGAAAATCACGAAGTTGTTACTTTTGAAATGATATTTACTCAGCCTACATTAAATCACTTTGTTATAACTTTAATGGCCGTTTTAGATTTAGCTAGAAGACAAATAATTAGAATTTATCAAGAAGAAGATTTTGGTATATTAAAATTCGAGAAAGGCCCTGAATATGAAGAATAA
- the scpB gene encoding SMC-Scp complex subunit ScpB, with protein sequence MKNNIIEALLYIQGDEGLNLEQLQEIFNLKNKAESKKVMNDFIKNYNARETALKVVEFNEIYKFATRETYKQYIQKMVQVVKKHRLSNAAIEVAGIIAYKQPVTRSMVSNIRGISSDSLIETLVNKGMIEVVGISNTPGQPKLYGVTNKFYDYFRIKSMNELPKLNEFNYIDGEDKEEDFSLFDSQREENNFHQ encoded by the coding sequence ATGAAGAATAATATTATTGAAGCACTATTATACATACAAGGCGACGAAGGACTTAATTTAGAACAATTACAAGAAATATTTAACCTTAAAAATAAAGCTGAAAGCAAAAAAGTAATGAATGATTTCATCAAAAATTATAACGCTAGAGAAACTGCTCTTAAAGTAGTAGAATTTAACGAAATTTACAAATTTGCAACAAGAGAAACCTACAAGCAATATATCCAAAAAATGGTGCAAGTTGTTAAGAAACATCGTCTTTCAAATGCTGCCATTGAAGTTGCTGGAATTATTGCCTATAAACAACCTGTTACTCGTTCAATGGTTAGCAACATTCGTGGGATTTCAAGTGATAGTTTAATTGAAACTTTAGTCAATAAAGGAATGATAGAAGTAGTTGGTATTAGCAATACTCCTGGGCAACCTAAACTTTATGGCGTTACTAATAAATTTTATGATTATTTTAGAATTAAATCTATGAATGAACTTCCAAAACTAAACGAATTTAACTATATAGATGGCGAGGATAAAGAAGAAGATTTTAGCCTTTTTGATAGTCAAAGAGAAGAAAACAATTTTCATCAATAA
- a CDS encoding pseudouridine synthase has protein sequence MNTNWKTFKISKENDSKKILNFIKDVLYDYPISLIYKLFRQKDIKINDQRISNEKLRIKTGDMVSIFFAKEIKTKKESKINVDINFRIIYEDKNILLINKPSGISIHSESNSLDLQVLKYLNYKNEIGEFRASHVGRLDKETSGLIIYAKNYFSVAELNRKINSFEKIYAFKSDYNGLDREINLLIEKNKNNFLKAKIINSYFANKNTAKTYIYKKNNVWYAKLLSGKKHQIRLSMKCLNAPIYGDKKYNGPKANRLYLHCNFLKFKNLEGKLEYLNDKEFYSPIPWKEK, from the coding sequence ATGAACACAAATTGAAAAACTTTTAAAATAAGTAAAGAAAATGATTCTAAAAAGATCTTAAATTTTATTAAAGACGTTCTTTATGATTATCCAATTAGTCTTATTTATAAACTATTTCGCCAAAAAGATATAAAAATTAATGACCAAAGAATTAGTAATGAAAAATTAAGAATTAAAACTGGTGATATGGTAAGTATTTTCTTCGCAAAAGAAATTAAAACAAAAAAAGAAAGCAAGATAAATGTAGATATTAATTTTAGAATTATTTATGAAGATAAAAATATTCTTTTAATTAATAAACCAAGTGGTATTTCAATACATTCGGAAAGTAATTCTTTAGATTTACAAGTTTTAAAATATTTAAACTATAAGAATGAAATTGGAGAATTTAGAGCTTCTCATGTCGGAAGATTAGATAAAGAAACTAGCGGCCTAATTATTTATGCTAAAAATTATTTTTCAGTCGCAGAATTAAACAGAAAAATAAATTCTTTTGAAAAAATTTATGCTTTTAAATCAGACTATAATGGTTTAGATAGAGAAATTAATTTACTTATCGAAAAAAATAAAAATAATTTTCTAAAAGCAAAAATTATAAATTCTTATTTTGCTAACAAAAATACTGCAAAAACATATATTTATAAAAAAAATAATGTCTGATATGCCAAATTATTAAGTGGCAAAAAACATCAAATTAGATTAAGTATGAAATGCTTAAATGCTCCTATTTATGGGGATAAAAAATATAATGGACCTAAAGCTAATAGATTATATTTACATTGTAATTTTTTAAAGTTTAAAAACTTAGAAGGTAAATTGGAATATTTGAATGATAAAGAATTCTATTCCCCTATTCCTTGGAAAGAAAAATAA
- a CDS encoding Asp-tRNA(Asn)/Glu-tRNA(Gln) amidotransferase subunit GatC, which translates to MKEINKDKLKNIVSSIMLNPTNEVIENILQEWNILHENLAILDQLDLKNVEPLTHIDENKYIDFLREDKVDTSFSISKKDALKNAKEKDEDFIITVKVVN; encoded by the coding sequence ATGAAAGAAATTAACAAAGATAAACTAAAAAATATTGTTTCTTCGATAATGCTTAATCCTACCAATGAAGTTATTGAAAATATCTTACAAGAATGAAACATATTGCATGAAAATTTAGCCATACTAGATCAATTAGATTTAAAAAATGTTGAACCATTAACTCATATAGATGAGAATAAATATATTGATTTTTTAAGAGAAGATAAAGTCGATACATCTTTTTCTATCAGTAAAAAAGATGCTTTAAAAAATGCAAAAGAAAAAGATGAAGATTTTATTATCACAGTTAAGGTGGTAAATTAA
- a CDS encoding amidase family protein, with the protein MELIEKGNWDKASLELKNDQNNAVVDILDKFQYKQKTNNLLKDAVFTIKDNFATSFSKSTASSNFLKNFFPSYNATAIEKLLIAGALPIAKVNCDELALGGTGTFSANGLIKNPLDETRLAGGSSSGSVATLTKNISFALASDTGDSVRLPASYNGKVGFKPSYGAISRYGLFAYASSLDTVAYFAHNVNDISIISQVLYGKDDKDFTSIDVKIDNIAIKKPKKIAFLNTKKINEKLYKNFISLYKNLNNDKEIKIDLIEPNTTILKAIKPTYDVISYSEASSNLSNLNGIAFGERINGNNWNETMTNSRSKGFGYMVQRRLTLGSFFLYSENQAEIFIKAQKARRVIKNYLDDLHSKYDIVIFPASADVAPLIKGENKNYDYMEYILTGDNLVGNPSITIPFMRINNLPINLAISSKIYSDENLLSFALWIEKYLKDTKYE; encoded by the coding sequence ATGGAACTAATAGAAAAAGGTAATTGAGACAAAGCTTCTTTAGAATTAAAAAACGATCAAAACAATGCAGTTGTAGATATTTTAGACAAATTTCAATATAAACAAAAAACTAATAATTTATTAAAAGATGCTGTTTTTACGATAAAAGATAATTTTGCTACTTCATTTAGTAAATCTACAGCTTCAAGCAATTTTTTAAAAAATTTTTTTCCTTCATATAATGCCACTGCAATCGAAAAACTTCTTATAGCAGGAGCTTTACCAATTGCTAAAGTTAATTGTGATGAATTGGCATTAGGTGGAACAGGAACTTTTAGTGCTAATGGATTAATTAAAAATCCTCTTGATGAAACTAGATTAGCAGGAGGTTCATCATCAGGTTCAGTTGCTACTTTGACTAAAAATATTTCTTTTGCTTTAGCTTCTGATACAGGCGATAGTGTAAGATTACCTGCTTCTTATAACGGTAAAGTAGGTTTTAAACCTTCATATGGTGCTATTAGTAGATATGGTCTTTTTGCTTATGCCTCTTCTTTAGATACAGTGGCTTATTTTGCTCATAATGTAAATGATATTTCTATTATTTCACAAGTTCTATATGGAAAAGACGACAAAGATTTTACTTCTATAGATGTAAAAATTGATAATATTGCGATTAAAAAACCTAAAAAAATTGCCTTTTTAAATACAAAAAAAATAAATGAAAAATTATATAAAAACTTTATTTCCCTTTATAAAAATCTTAATAATGATAAAGAAATAAAAATAGACTTAATTGAACCTAATACTACTATTTTAAAGGCTATTAAGCCTACTTATGATGTTATTTCTTATTCAGAAGCTTCATCTAATTTATCTAATTTAAATGGTATAGCTTTTGGCGAAAGAATAAATGGTAATAATTGAAATGAAACCATGACAAATAGCAGATCAAAAGGTTTTGGTTATATGGTTCAAAGAAGGTTAACTTTAGGTAGTTTTTTTCTTTATTCAGAAAATCAAGCAGAAATATTCATTAAAGCACAAAAAGCAAGAAGAGTTATCAAAAACTATTTAGATGATTTGCATTCTAAATATGACATTGTCATTTTTCCAGCAAGCGCCGATGTTGCTCCTTTAATTAAAGGAGAGAATAAAAATTATGACTATATGGAATATATTTTAACAGGCGATAATTTAGTTGGCAATCCTTCAATTACAATACCTTTTATGAGAATAAATAATTTGCCTATTAATCTTGCTATTAGTAGCAAAATTTATAGTGACGAAAACTTACTTTCTTTTGCTTTATGAATTGAAAAATATTTAAAGGATACTAAATATGAATAA
- the gatB gene encoding Asp-tRNA(Asn)/Glu-tRNA(Gln) amidotransferase subunit GatB — protein MNNFEVIIGIEIHLELNTKTKMFSPSENSFNANPNTLINQIDLGYPGTLPLVNKQAVIHAVKMAKALKMEIDDELHFDRKNYFYSDLPKGYQITQFYRPIGKNGTLKIKSFSSYKDIQIERIHLEEDTARQHHENDVTKLDYNRAGVPLIEIVSFPVIKSSQEAVDYVDMIRKVALELGISDAKLENGSLRADINISLRPYGYQNFGTKVEIKNINTYSNIKSAIDYEINLQTKKILTNEPILQQTKRFDEITQTNIVMRTKTGEIDYKYFPEPNIPFIKLSSNFLNNIVLEELPWEKEERYKKENINPIYINSLVSDISLAKYFDSINYDDRDKLAKLFFAELVSLANSLNKEVVDLNIKIKHIEEAIKFLDSGIISGKSFKKLITLLPNYEKETLEQLIKENDLEQISDPKIINNWINQVLKNNDSLLNEYKTRPERVVKQIVGNIMKISNGKANPIEVNKILEIKLNK, from the coding sequence ATGAATAATTTTGAAGTAATTATAGGCATTGAAATACACTTAGAATTAAATACTAAAACTAAAATGTTTTCTCCTTCAGAAAATAGTTTTAATGCTAATCCTAATACTTTAATAAATCAAATTGATTTAGGTTATCCTGGAACATTACCTTTAGTTAATAAGCAGGCAGTAATTCATGCCGTCAAAATGGCAAAAGCTCTCAAAATGGAAATTGACGATGAATTACATTTTGACAGAAAAAATTATTTTTATAGCGATCTTCCTAAAGGCTATCAAATTACACAATTTTATAGACCAATTGGTAAAAATGGTACATTAAAAATCAAATCTTTTTCGAGTTACAAAGACATTCAAATTGAAAGAATTCATTTAGAAGAAGACACGGCAAGACAACATCATGAAAATGATGTCACTAAGCTTGATTACAACAGAGCAGGAGTGCCTCTAATTGAAATTGTTAGCTTTCCTGTAATTAAATCCAGCCAAGAAGCAGTGGATTATGTCGATATGATTAGAAAAGTTGCGCTTGAATTAGGCATTTCTGATGCTAAATTAGAAAATGGTTCTTTAAGAGCGGATATAAACATTTCTTTAAGGCCTTATGGCTATCAAAATTTTGGTACAAAAGTTGAAATCAAAAATATTAATACTTATTCAAACATAAAATCAGCTATTGATTACGAAATTAATTTACAAACTAAAAAAATACTTACTAATGAACCAATATTGCAACAAACAAAACGCTTCGATGAAATAACACAAACCAATATAGTAATGAGAACTAAAACAGGAGAAATTGATTATAAATATTTCCCAGAGCCAAATATTCCCTTTATTAAACTTAGTTCTAATTTCTTAAATAATATAGTTTTGGAAGAATTGCCTTGAGAAAAAGAAGAAAGATATAAAAAAGAAAATATCAATCCTATATACATAAATAGTTTAGTAAGCGACATTTCTTTAGCTAAATATTTTGATTCTATAAACTACGACGATAGAGATAAACTTGCAAAATTATTTTTTGCTGAATTAGTATCTCTAGCTAATAGTTTAAACAAAGAAGTTGTGGACTTAAATATCAAAATTAAACATATTGAGGAAGCTATTAAATTTCTAGATTCTGGAATAATATCTGGCAAATCATTTAAGAAATTAATTACTTTACTACCAAACTATGAAAAAGAAACTCTTGAGCAATTAATCAAAGAAAATGATTTAGAACAAATATCAGATCCTAAAATAATAAACAATTGAATAAATCAAGTTCTTAAAAATAATGATTCTTTACTAAATGAATATAAAACTAGACCAGAAAGAGTTGTGAAACAAATTGTAGGTAACATAATGAAAATTTCTAATGGAAAAGCTAATCCAATTGAAGTTAATAAAATTTTAGAAATTAAGTTAAATAAATAA
- a CDS encoding phosphatidate cytidylyltransferase: MKLLKERIFPALVITIIALAILIPLSIFGNKQVEARLTTLIFLMIFAGILVYEFFNAMRLKIYLSLIFASIAMLSILFPYHFFNQSTIYLDNLDFVSNFKETSIFIGNYVKQIALDYISVIIILVIAICFFIVELRTRRQKIEDSLLRMLYVFITIYVLTNGIKIFNFLIDYSYIYWIVIVLITVSYDILGFLGGNFFGKKWFKKPFAQIISPNKTWEGFLFGIIGGWIISFSLTFSLGLFSSNNIGLSIFLQALFALFSPFIVCLGDLFFSLIKRINGVKDYSKIFKGHGGFLDRFDGLMFCLFFSFLIFLF, from the coding sequence ATGAAGTTATTAAAAGAAAGAATTTTTCCTGCATTAGTTATAACTATAATTGCATTAGCGATTTTAATTCCTTTGTCAATATTTGGTAATAAACAAGTTGAAGCGAGATTAACAACATTAATTTTTTTAATGATTTTTGCTGGCATTTTAGTTTATGAATTTTTTAATGCAATGAGATTAAAAATTTATTTATCTCTAATATTTGCTTCAATTGCAATGTTAAGTATTCTTTTTCCTTATCATTTCTTTAATCAAAGCACTATTTATTTGGATAATTTAGATTTCGTTTCTAATTTTAAAGAAACAAGTATTTTTATTGGAAATTATGTTAAACAAATTGCTTTAGATTATATTTCTGTAATTATTATTTTAGTTATTGCCATTTGCTTTTTTATAGTTGAATTAAGAACAAGAAGGCAAAAAATTGAAGATTCATTACTCAGAATGTTATATGTGTTTATAACTATTTATGTTTTAACAAATGGGATTAAAATTTTCAATTTTTTAATAGATTATTCTTACATTTACTGAATCGTAATAGTTCTTATTACAGTCTCTTATGATATTTTGGGATTTTTAGGAGGCAATTTTTTTGGCAAAAAATGATTTAAAAAGCCTTTTGCACAAATAATTTCTCCAAATAAAACTTGAGAAGGATTTTTATTTGGAATTATCGGAGGATGAATAATTAGTTTTTCATTAACTTTTAGTTTAGGACTATTTTCAAGCAATAATATAGGATTATCAATTTTCTTACAAGCGCTTTTTGCTCTATTTTCACCATTTATAGTTTGTTTAGGGGATTTATTTTTTTCCTTGATTAAAAGAATAAATGGAGTTAAAGATTATTCTAAAATTTTTAAAGGACATGGTGGTTTTTTAGATCGTTTTGATGGATTAATGTTTTGCTTATTTTTTAGTTTCTTAATTTTTCTATTTTAG
- the pyrH gene encoding UMP kinase codes for MKYKRILVKLSGEGLVNKEKSLAIDYNLVNNIALQLKTVVDEGVEVALVIGGGNFWRGASAEKNGIPRNRADYIGMLATIMNGLALRSGFENVGIRTRVQSSIPIDQKVAENYVNEKTMKYLKNGEIVIFVGGTGRPFFTTDTAATLYASEIQAQVILMGKNGVDGIYDKDPKIYPDAIHYKKVTYDEILDKKLQVMDLTATSMARDNNISLIVFNILEKDSIIRALKGEIECTEVIK; via the coding sequence GTGAAGTATAAAAGAATTTTAGTTAAACTTTCAGGCGAAGGGTTAGTTAATAAAGAAAAAAGCCTTGCAATCGACTATAACCTAGTGAATAATATTGCATTACAACTTAAAACTGTTGTAGATGAAGGCGTAGAAGTTGCTCTTGTTATAGGAGGTGGAAATTTTTGAAGAGGAGCAAGCGCTGAAAAAAATGGTATACCTAGAAATAGGGCAGACTATATAGGGATGTTAGCAACAATAATGAACGGTCTAGCTCTTAGAAGCGGTTTTGAAAATGTGGGAATTAGAACACGAGTTCAATCTTCAATTCCTATAGATCAAAAAGTCGCAGAAAACTATGTTAATGAAAAAACAATGAAATATTTAAAAAATGGAGAAATCGTTATTTTTGTTGGAGGAACAGGCCGCCCATTTTTTACTACAGATACTGCTGCAACATTATACGCATCAGAAATACAAGCCCAAGTTATTCTAATGGGGAAAAATGGCGTTGATGGAATTTATGATAAAGATCCAAAAATATATCCTGATGCTATTCACTATAAAAAAGTTACATATGACGAAATTCTTGACAAAAAATTACAAGTTATGGATTTAACTGCCACAAGTATGGCTAGAGATAATAATATTAGTCTAATAGTATTTAATATTCTTGAGAAAGATTCAATTATTAGGGCGCTTAAAGGCGAAATTGAATGTACGGAGGTAATCAAATAA
- the frr gene encoding ribosome recycling factor yields the protein MELEFYLLEFEEECEKALDHYVFELSKISTGRANPQIIKGIKINYYETLTPLEELSNISVPEPQQLLIKPYDSSITKEIVKAILLENFNLAVADEGNQIRLTFPALTTDKRKEMVKHLSKYTENAKIGIRNARHNVNKRIKADEQLSEDLEKRYLDEIQKVTDNKILHIEKITKEKENELMNA from the coding sequence ATGGAATTAGAATTCTACTTATTAGAATTTGAAGAAGAATGTGAAAAAGCTCTTGATCATTATGTATTTGAATTATCTAAAATTTCTACTGGAAGAGCAAATCCTCAAATTATTAAAGGCATTAAAATAAATTATTATGAAACATTAACTCCTCTTGAAGAATTATCAAATATTAGCGTTCCAGAGCCACAACAACTTTTAATAAAACCTTATGATTCTTCTATAACCAAAGAAATTGTAAAAGCTATATTACTAGAAAATTTCAATCTTGCAGTTGCTGACGAAGGTAATCAAATTAGATTAACTTTCCCCGCATTAACAACTGACAAACGTAAGGAAATGGTTAAACATTTAAGTAAATATACTGAAAATGCAAAAATTGGCATAAGAAATGCAAGACATAACGTCAATAAAAGAATTAAAGCTGATGAACAATTATCAGAAGATTTAGAAAAAAGATATCTTGACGAAATTCAGAAAGTAACTGATAATAAAATTCTTCACATTGAAAAAATTACAAAAGAAAAAGAGAATGAGTTAATGAATGCTTAA